A stretch of the Neodiprion lecontei isolate iyNeoLeco1 chromosome 4, iyNeoLeco1.1, whole genome shotgun sequence genome encodes the following:
- the LOC107216802 gene encoding solute carrier family 22 member 5, translating to MKNSKYSLGSQNENEDETSDEFPEVDHIGLYTLGMYFILSTPLILSAARGLGYVFTTAPVSYRCLAKECENPGDTTLHPLWLPNAVPYTDGKPATCSRFTVQNVTDSCLTTVFTNDTEPCDAWVYDPEEITILNEWDLTCDNNLWKLTLPGTINNFGQFLGLTLCGHLSDKYGRRNLLVVATLMSSIFGLIRSFSFNYWMFITFEFLDAFSGSAVYSAAFVLGMELVGPKKRALASILTCTMYIVFVVFLGLFAMWFRSWRVLLRIFYTAGLFALFLPFIVPDSVRWLLSKKRIEEAEAVLRKIAAGNKIEISEKSILLIRNWKNKNHDKVDTTNPPDVSAVRQVIGNRTVLIRLIICTYCWVANVFVYYGLSLGSIYVPGDKYINFILVSLVEIPALFVAWILADYLGRKPTLSLTFFLSGIFCIITIFIPADWGYLPLIVFLCGKFCITTAYHLIYMYTTEMFPTSLRHSLLGLCSMVGRIGSMSAPQTPLLAHYMKSLPFILYGVMGISASFLSLSFPEILGIKLPDTVCEAAKIGEARKKERSDSRVI from the exons ATGAAGAACTCTAAATATAGTCTTGGTtctcaaaatgaaaatgaggaTGAAACATCAGATGAATTTCCGGAGGTCGACCATATTGGTCTTTACACATTGGGCATGTATTTCATTTTGAGCACGCCACTGATACTATCTGCTGCCCGAGGATTAGGCTACGTTTTTACAACCGCACCAGTCAGTTACAG GTGTTTGGCAAAAGAGTGCGAAAATCCCGGGGATACTACTTTGCATCCGTTATGGTTACCAAACGCAGTTCCTTACACCGATGGGAAACCGGCGACATGTAGCCGGTTTACTGTACAGAATGTTACGGACTCGTGCTTAACGACTGTtttcaccaacgataccgaaCCTTGTGATGCCTGGGTGTATGACCCTGAAGAGATAACTATTCTTAACGAA TGGGATCTCACTTGTGATAATAACTTGTGGAAGTTGACGTTGCCAGGaacgataaataattttgGCCAGTTTCTTGGTTTGACACTTTGCGGTCATCTTTCGGATAA ATACGGCAGACGGAACCTGTTGGTAGTTGCTACACTAATGAGCTCGATTTTCGGATTGATACGGTCCTTTTCGTTTAACTACTGGATGTTCATCACTTTCGAGTTCCTAGATGCATTCTCGGGCTCGGCCGTGTACAGTGCTGCATTCGTGCTAG GGATGGAGCTTGTTGGACCAAAAAAAAGAGCACTGGCAAGCATTCTGACTTGCACCATGTATATCGTGTTTGTGGTTTTCTTGGGGTTGTTCGCCATGTGGTTTCGATCTTGGCGGGTTCTGCTCCGGATCTTTTACACAGCAGGATTGTTTGCACTATTCTTACCTTTCATAGTGCCCGACTCTGTAAG ATGGCTGCTGagcaaaaaaagaattgaagagGCTGAAGCTGTTTTACGGAAAATCGCGGCtggaaataaaatagaaatctCCGAAAAGTCAATACTATTGATAAGGAATTGGAAGAACAAAAATCACGACAAG GTCGACACAACTAACCCTCCAGACGTTTCTGCGGTGCGACAAGTTATTGGCAATAGAACCGTTTTGATTCGATTGATCATTTGCACTTATTGCTGGGTGGCTAACGTATTCGTTTACTACGGATTGTCATTGGGTTCGATCTATGTGCCCGGAGACAAgtacatcaattttattttggtgAGCCTGGTTGAAATTCCGGCTCTATTTGTTGCGTGGATCCTCGCAGATTACCTTGGACGCAAACCGACGCTCAgcctaactttttttttgagcggAATATTCTGCATCATCACAATCTTCATTCCTGCAG attggGGGTATCTTCCACTAATTGTCTTCTTGTGTGGTAAGTTCTGCATCACGACTGCTTACCACTtgatatacatgtacacaacGGAGATGTTTCCTACGTCACTTCGTCACTCACTTCTCGGCCTGTGCAGTATGGTTGGACGTATCGGGTCTATGTCAGCTCCGCAAACGCCATTGCTA GCCCACTATATGAAGTCGCTACCTTTCATATTATACGGGGTGATGGGCATCTCAGCGAGTTTTTTGTCCCTGAGCTTTCCGGAAATATTGGGGATAAAGCTTCCGGACACCGTCTGTGAAGCTGCGAAAATCGGCGAAGCAAGGAAGAAAGAGCGATCAGACAGCCGCGTTATCTGA